One Candidatus Methanomethylophilaceae archaeon DNA segment encodes these proteins:
- a CDS encoding phosphoadenosine phosphosulfate reductase family protein, whose translation MAQKNAAHGKETCRWCDRCGTLLLGDSCSSCGSDGREFEVNSPGDIRPCMGDSADLVLRLFRQEFGTDAPLRGKAIFLNKVPGEDRADEIVAHGAVLGLLRFDIRLGDIVLEIRQAGAEIFDGSATKNVVVFGGMSGHLKGKSVPGANVFDVKGEFGKGSALILRKGGKIGAGIALAPSDGMKEADKAVKIRDLDAPSGMPLSPDADLRTFAECNKGHVKRIGRRAAREIREFLSKSGRDLPVTVSFSGGKDSLVACALAMEAAGKPELMYIDTGLEFPETREYVRQFAEKSGCALHKASGGNGFWENVDSFGPPAKDFRWCCKVCKLGPVSEMIERDFPGGAITVEGNRWLESYARSGIGFVSKNPFVPNQVNLNPIRSWRLADVWAYILVHGLQYNPLYDRDFERIGCYLCPSCLSSEWKNTGRIHPELYARWEGYLRDYAEKRGLPQEYVSMGFWRWKVLPPKMVQLSEGMGLCMRPTASTGPAMDLLKGASPCVAGGYSIEAVIRVQRNRDFSYVEDALRTAGDVKYSPEYEIALLRTPIGRAKLFGGGQISVTAPDAKNARKVFETAAKALIRAEMCTECGICAKKCPRHAISISGGMRVDPGRCDSCGACAKSCMVVHYYDKLMEGASGKPRSKE comes from the coding sequence ATGGCCCAGAAGAACGCTGCCCACGGGAAGGAGACATGCAGATGGTGCGACAGGTGCGGCACTCTTCTCTTAGGGGATTCCTGTTCGTCATGCGGCTCGGATGGGAGGGAGTTCGAGGTCAACAGCCCCGGAGACATCCGCCCGTGCATGGGGGACAGCGCGGATCTGGTTCTCAGGCTTTTCAGGCAGGAGTTCGGAACCGATGCTCCCCTCAGAGGCAAGGCCATCTTTCTAAACAAAGTGCCCGGCGAGGATCGCGCGGATGAGATCGTCGCCCATGGCGCAGTTCTGGGGCTGCTGAGGTTCGATATCAGGCTGGGCGACATCGTCCTGGAGATAAGGCAAGCCGGGGCGGAGATTTTCGATGGAAGCGCGACCAAGAACGTCGTGGTCTTCGGCGGGATGTCCGGCCATCTCAAGGGGAAATCGGTCCCGGGGGCTAACGTATTCGATGTCAAGGGCGAATTCGGGAAGGGAAGCGCGCTCATACTCAGAAAAGGCGGCAAGATAGGCGCAGGGATCGCTTTGGCGCCGTCCGACGGAATGAAAGAAGCGGACAAAGCGGTCAAGATACGCGATCTGGACGCTCCATCCGGGATGCCTTTGTCTCCCGATGCGGACCTCAGAACTTTCGCCGAATGCAACAAAGGGCACGTCAAGCGCATAGGGCGCCGCGCAGCGCGTGAGATAAGGGAATTCCTGTCCAAATCGGGGCGGGACCTTCCGGTGACGGTCTCGTTCTCCGGTGGCAAGGATTCTTTGGTAGCTTGCGCTTTGGCCATGGAAGCCGCGGGGAAGCCCGAACTGATGTACATAGACACAGGTTTGGAGTTCCCGGAGACGAGGGAATATGTCAGACAATTCGCCGAGAAGAGCGGATGCGCTCTGCATAAGGCATCCGGAGGGAATGGGTTCTGGGAGAACGTGGATTCCTTCGGCCCCCCAGCCAAGGATTTCCGCTGGTGCTGCAAGGTCTGCAAGCTCGGGCCGGTATCCGAGATGATAGAGCGGGATTTCCCGGGCGGAGCGATAACCGTCGAAGGGAACCGTTGGCTGGAATCGTACGCCCGTTCGGGAATAGGTTTCGTGTCGAAGAATCCTTTCGTACCGAATCAGGTCAATCTGAATCCTATAAGGTCCTGGCGTTTGGCTGATGTTTGGGCATACATATTGGTGCATGGCCTCCAATACAACCCGCTTTACGACAGGGATTTCGAGCGCATTGGCTGCTATCTCTGCCCTTCCTGCCTTTCCAGCGAGTGGAAGAACACCGGAAGGATCCATCCCGAGCTTTATGCCAGATGGGAGGGTTATCTGAGGGATTACGCGGAAAAGCGCGGGCTTCCCCAGGAATACGTCAGCATGGGATTCTGGAGGTGGAAGGTTCTTCCGCCCAAGATGGTCCAGCTTTCGGAAGGGATGGGCCTATGCATGCGCCCGACAGCATCGACCGGTCCAGCCATGGATCTTCTCAAGGGGGCTTCTCCATGCGTCGCGGGAGGGTATTCGATCGAGGCAGTGATCCGCGTCCAGAGAAACAGGGATTTCTCATATGTGGAGGACGCACTGAGGACCGCGGGGGACGTGAAGTATTCCCCTGAATACGAGATAGCTCTGCTCAGGACGCCGATCGGAAGGGCGAAGCTGTTCGGCGGGGGCCAGATATCTGTCACCGCTCCGGACGCGAAGAATGCCAGGAAAGTGTTCGAGACGGCGGCCAAAGCGCTGATCCGCGCGGAGATGTGCACCGAGTGCGGGATATGCGCCAAGAAATGCCCCAGACATGCGATATCCATATCCGGCGGCATGAGGGTCGATCCCGGGAGATGCGATTCCTGCGGCGCTTGCGCCAAATCCTGCATGGTCGTCCATTATTACGACAAACTTATGGAAGGGGCTTCGGGGAAGCCGCGAAGCAAGGAATAA
- a CDS encoding pyruvoyl-dependent arginine decarboxylase, whose amino-acid sequence MELVPSKFFITSSSAFSEVSDLNAFDKALIKAGIGEQNLVSVSSVIPVGAERVKVCEMPMGAITHCVLAQMRGSEGETIAAGIAYAFRKDGRGGYVAEGHIHGSAESLKEILRWKMDEMARIRGVEFEEIQYLTEELAIPMDNYGCCLAALVFTEYR is encoded by the coding sequence ATGGAACTCGTACCGTCCAAATTCTTCATCACGAGCAGCTCCGCTTTCAGCGAGGTTTCCGACCTCAACGCCTTCGACAAGGCCCTCATAAAAGCGGGCATAGGCGAGCAGAACCTGGTCTCCGTTTCCTCGGTGATTCCGGTGGGAGCTGAGCGCGTCAAGGTGTGCGAGATGCCGATGGGCGCCATCACACACTGCGTCCTCGCCCAGATGCGCGGAAGCGAGGGCGAAACCATAGCGGCAGGGATAGCGTACGCCTTCAGGAAGGACGGCAGAGGCGGCTACGTCGCGGAAGGCCACATACACGGCTCCGCGGAATCCCTCAAAGAGATTCTGAGATGGAAGATGGACGAGATGGCCCGCATCCGCGGCGTCGAATTCGAGGAGATCCAATATCTCACCGAGGAATTGGCGATACCCATGGACAATTACGGGTGCTGCCTGGCCGCCCTCGTCTTCACCGAATACAGGTGA
- a CDS encoding proteasome assembly chaperone family protein — MDIRTVRYSALDLDEPSAIIGFPSSGLVSSIAANYYVSQLKMPVIAGLSGPELPPYCFLSGGNAYPPIRMYGHKGKVRRGKKEKDVVICLSEYAPKPEQCFDVVQSLGEYLRSLGTKEVICIEGVPRMSPEDSIIACGSGPGSMEMVRKSKVPSMESGMIRGTSGVMMYEGPLYGFNVMSLIVPANQNIPDPGAAAGIIGPISRIIPGLKVDPDMLFKEAEEIDKHLSIRIPQEPDSNKMIYG; from the coding sequence ATGGACATAAGGACCGTCAGATATTCCGCGCTGGACCTGGACGAGCCGTCGGCGATAATAGGGTTCCCCAGCAGCGGGCTGGTCAGCTCCATCGCCGCCAATTATTACGTTTCACAATTGAAAATGCCGGTCATCGCAGGCCTATCCGGCCCGGAACTGCCGCCATATTGCTTCCTGTCCGGCGGCAACGCCTACCCGCCCATCCGTATGTACGGGCACAAGGGCAAAGTCAGGAGGGGAAAGAAGGAGAAAGACGTCGTTATCTGCCTCTCCGAATACGCCCCGAAACCGGAGCAATGCTTCGATGTCGTCCAATCCCTCGGAGAATATCTGCGCTCCCTCGGGACCAAAGAGGTGATCTGCATCGAAGGCGTGCCGCGCATGAGCCCGGAGGATTCCATAATAGCCTGCGGGTCCGGTCCCGGCTCCATGGAAATGGTGAGAAAATCCAAGGTCCCATCCATGGAAAGCGGGATGATCAGAGGGACCAGCGGCGTGATGATGTACGAGGGGCCGCTCTATGGGTTCAACGTCATGTCCCTGATAGTTCCGGCGAACCAGAACATACCCGACCCCGGCGCGGCCGCTGGAATAATCGGCCCCATCTCCAGGATAATACCCGGGCTGAAAGTCGATCCGGATATGCTGTTCAAAGAAGCCGAGGAGATTGACAAGCATCTCAGCATAAGGATCCCGCAGGAGCCCGATTCCAACAAGATGATCTACGGATGA